Proteins from a genomic interval of Candidatus Edwardsbacteria bacterium RifOxyA12_full_54_48:
- a CDS encoding excinuclease ABC subunit B produces MNQFKLASDYKPAGDQPQAIEQLVDGLNRGINHQVLLGVTGSGKTFTMANVIEKVNRPTLIMSHNKTLAAQLYGEFKGYFPRNAVEFFISYYDYYQPEAYIPSSDTYIEKDSSRNDDIERLRLRATSALLERRDVIIVASVSCIYSLGSPDEWKEFVLMLETGQAADREAVMKQLVGIQYQRNDVSFDRGTFRVRGGVIEVHPGDENIGLRIELEDDKVARLSVFEPLTGKVTEIKEKIAIYPTKHFLVSNPRLEEALKDIEEEAKWRVAELTNAGKLLEAQRIQQRTKYDLEMIKELGYCSGIENYSRHLAGRKPGDRPFCLIDFFPKDYLLIIDESHVSVPQIGAMYAGDRSRKETLVDFGFRLPSALDNRPLKFDEFESLAHQVIYTSATPSDYELKKSAGVVVDQIVRPTGLVDPEVVIKPIAGQVDDLMEEIQQRVERQERTLVTTLTKRMSEDLADFLASAGIKVRYLHSEIDAIERIEILRGLRLGEFDVLVGINLLREGLDLPEVSLVAILDADKEGFLRSERSLIQVSGRAARHLSGKVIMYADRVTDSMKRALAEMERRRKIQLAYNEKHGITPQSIIKSIEQVMLSTSVADSRQELVKEEMEAYIVSGLSQEEIIVQLEKQMFDAASAMEYEKAAAIRDQIRKLQGQEPLAKPFGGKRSKKKTGQPDMGVTYTRKRGKK; encoded by the coding sequence ATGAACCAATTCAAATTAGCATCCGATTATAAACCCGCCGGGGACCAGCCGCAGGCCATCGAGCAATTGGTGGACGGGCTGAACCGGGGCATCAACCACCAGGTATTGCTGGGCGTCACCGGATCGGGCAAGACCTTCACCATGGCCAATGTCATCGAGAAGGTCAACCGGCCCACCCTGATCATGTCCCACAACAAGACCCTGGCCGCCCAGCTCTACGGCGAGTTCAAGGGGTACTTCCCCCGGAACGCGGTGGAGTTTTTCATCTCCTATTACGATTACTACCAGCCCGAGGCCTACATCCCGTCATCCGACACCTACATCGAAAAGGATTCCTCCCGCAACGACGACATCGAGCGGCTGCGCCTGCGGGCCACTTCGGCCCTGTTGGAGCGGCGAGACGTGATCATAGTGGCCTCGGTCTCCTGCATCTATTCGCTGGGTTCGCCCGACGAATGGAAGGAATTCGTCCTGATGCTGGAGACCGGCCAGGCGGCCGACCGCGAGGCGGTGATGAAACAGCTGGTGGGAATCCAGTACCAGCGCAACGACGTCAGCTTCGACCGGGGCACCTTCCGGGTGCGGGGCGGGGTGATCGAGGTCCATCCCGGCGACGAGAACATCGGACTGCGGATAGAGCTGGAGGATGACAAAGTGGCCCGGCTGTCGGTCTTCGAGCCGCTGACCGGCAAGGTCACCGAGATCAAGGAAAAGATCGCCATCTATCCCACCAAGCATTTCCTGGTTTCCAATCCCCGGCTGGAGGAGGCCCTCAAGGACATCGAGGAGGAGGCCAAGTGGCGGGTGGCCGAGCTGACCAATGCCGGGAAACTGCTGGAGGCCCAGCGCATCCAGCAGCGCACCAAGTACGATCTGGAGATGATAAAGGAGCTGGGCTACTGCTCGGGCATCGAGAACTACTCCCGGCACCTGGCCGGACGAAAGCCCGGCGACCGGCCCTTCTGCCTGATCGATTTCTTTCCCAAAGATTACCTGCTGATCATCGACGAATCGCACGTCAGCGTGCCCCAGATCGGCGCCATGTACGCCGGGGACCGCTCCCGCAAGGAGACCCTGGTGGATTTTGGCTTCCGCCTACCCTCGGCATTGGACAACCGGCCGCTCAAATTCGACGAATTCGAATCGCTGGCCCATCAGGTGATATATACCTCGGCCACGCCCTCCGATTACGAGCTCAAAAAATCCGCCGGGGTGGTGGTGGATCAGATCGTCCGGCCCACCGGCCTGGTGGACCCGGAGGTGGTGATCAAGCCCATCGCCGGCCAGGTGGACGACCTGATGGAGGAGATCCAACAGCGGGTGGAGCGCCAAGAGCGGACCCTGGTGACCACTTTGACCAAAAGAATGTCCGAGGACCTGGCCGACTTTCTGGCCTCTGCCGGCATCAAGGTGCGCTACCTGCATTCCGAGATCGATGCCATCGAGCGGATCGAGATCCTGCGGGGCTTAAGGCTGGGCGAGTTCGACGTGCTGGTGGGCATCAATCTGCTGCGCGAGGGGCTGGACCTGCCGGAGGTTTCTTTGGTCGCGATATTGGATGCCGACAAGGAGGGCTTTCTGCGCTCCGAGCGTTCACTGATCCAGGTCTCGGGCCGAGCGGCCCGCCACCTGTCCGGCAAGGTCATCATGTACGCCGACCGGGTCACCGATTCCATGAAACGGGCGTTGGCCGAGATGGAAAGGCGGAGAAAGATACAATTGGCCTATAATGAAAAGCACGGCATCACCCCGCAGTCCATCATCAAGTCCATCGAGCAAGTGATGCTGTCCACCTCGGTGGCCGATTCCCGGCAGGAGCTGGTCAAGGAGGAGATGGAGGCCTATATCGTCTCGGGCTTAAGCCAGGAGGAGATCATCGTCCAGCTGGAGAAGCAGATGTTCGACGCCGCCTCGGCCATGGAATACGAGAAGGCCGCCGCCATCCGGGACCAGATAAGAAAGCTGCAGGGGCAGGAGCCGCTGGCCAAGCCATTCGGGGGGAAGCGTTCCAAGAAGAAGACCGGCCAGCCGGACATGGGGGTGACCTATACCAGGAAGCGGGGGAAGAAATAA
- a CDS encoding endonuclease, whose translation MYDYYVYIICNSKKIIYIGVTDNLKRRVIEHKQKIVPGFSKGNSCSKLVFYQYFKDIRCAIAREKQLKSWRRQKKIELIELNNPRWEELYVE comes from the coding sequence ATGTACGATTATTACGTCTATATAATATGCAATTCGAAAAAGATTATTTATATCGGCGTTACCGATAACCTTAAGCGCCGAGTAATTGAGCATAAACAAAAGATCGTGCCCGGTTTTTCAAAGGGCAATAGTTGCAGTAAACTTGTTTTTTATCAATATTTCAAAGATATCAGATGCGCTATTGCCAGAGAGAAACAATTAAAATCATGGCGGCGTCAAAAGAAAATCGAGTTGATAGAACTGAATAACCCAAGATGGGAGGAATTGTATGTTGAATAA
- a CDS encoding peptidase C69 codes for MKDLAQHALNVAELAGASYADIRIINDESERVEVKDGRVGSINRRTSGGFGIRVIANGAWGFASSPKTDKAEIERVAKQAVKVARASALLKIRDLELAPVEKYIDKYVTPHKKNPLEVPIEDKIALLLKTDEIMRKVKGVNITESQIAAWVEDQLFASTVGSFIEQRIVQCGGGYTATAIRDGDVQYRSYPCSHDGQWESNGYEMIEALDFPGHAQQAAEEAVALLSAEQCPSGEKDIIIEGSQLSLQIHESVGHPLELDRVFGSEANFAGTSFATTDNLDKLKYGSDIVNITSDPTCPMGLGSFGYDDEGVKAQKHDLIRKGLLVNYLSSRETAHKIGKISTGAMRADGWDNMPIVRMTGINLEPGTKSTEQIISETDDGIYMATNKSFSIDDRRSNFQFGTEIAWEIKNGQLGRMIKNATYTGFTPQFWNACDAIAGPGDWKIWGTANCGKGEPSQTARTAQGCSPARFRKIKVGVIPGKK; via the coding sequence TTGAAAGACCTAGCGCAACACGCCCTTAACGTGGCCGAGCTGGCCGGGGCCAGCTACGCCGACATCCGCATCATCAACGATGAATCCGAGCGGGTGGAGGTCAAGGACGGCCGGGTGGGCAGCATCAACCGGCGGACCTCGGGGGGCTTCGGCATCCGGGTGATCGCCAACGGGGCCTGGGGCTTCGCCTCCAGCCCCAAGACAGACAAAGCCGAGATCGAGCGGGTGGCCAAGCAGGCGGTCAAGGTGGCCCGGGCCAGCGCCCTGCTCAAGATCCGGGACCTGGAACTGGCCCCGGTGGAGAAGTATATCGACAAGTACGTCACCCCGCACAAGAAGAACCCGCTGGAAGTGCCCATCGAGGACAAGATCGCCCTGCTGCTGAAGACCGACGAGATCATGAGGAAGGTCAAGGGGGTCAACATCACCGAATCCCAGATCGCGGCCTGGGTGGAGGACCAGCTGTTCGCCTCCACCGTCGGCTCCTTCATCGAGCAGCGGATCGTCCAGTGCGGAGGGGGATACACCGCCACCGCCATCAGGGACGGCGACGTGCAGTACCGCTCCTATCCCTGCTCTCACGACGGGCAGTGGGAATCCAACGGCTACGAGATGATCGAGGCCCTGGACTTTCCCGGCCACGCCCAGCAGGCGGCCGAGGAGGCGGTGGCCCTGCTGTCGGCCGAGCAGTGCCCCTCCGGCGAGAAGGACATCATCATCGAGGGCTCCCAGCTGTCCCTGCAGATCCACGAATCGGTCGGCCACCCCCTGGAACTGGACCGGGTGTTCGGCAGCGAAGCCAACTTCGCCGGCACCAGCTTTGCCACCACCGACAACCTGGATAAGCTTAAGTACGGCTCTGACATCGTCAACATCACCAGCGATCCCACCTGCCCCATGGGGCTGGGCAGCTTCGGCTATGACGACGAGGGGGTCAAGGCCCAGAAGCACGACCTGATCAGGAAGGGCCTGCTGGTCAACTACCTTTCCTCCCGCGAGACCGCCCACAAGATCGGCAAGATATCCACCGGGGCCATGCGGGCCGACGGCTGGGATAATATGCCCATAGTCCGGATGACCGGCATCAACCTGGAGCCGGGAACCAAATCAACCGAGCAGATCATCTCCGAGACCGACGACGGCATCTACATGGCCACCAACAAGAGCTTCTCCATAGACGACCGGCGCTCCAACTTCCAGTTCGGCACCGAGATCGCCTGGGAGATCAAGAACGGCCAGCTGGGCCGGATGATCAAGAACGCCACCTACACCGGCTTCACCCCGCAGTTCTGGAACGCCTGCGACGCCATCGCCGGGCCCGGTGACTGGAAGATCTGGGGCACCGCCAACTGCGGCAAGGGTGAGCCTTCCCAGACCGCCCGCACCGCCCAGGGCTGTTCACCGGCCCGCTTCCGCAAGATCAAGGTCGGCGTCATACCGGGAAAGAAATAA
- a CDS encoding nicotinate-nucleotide diphosphorylase (carboxylating) translates to MKFNIAKARPLIKQALKEDIGKGDITSRYTIDPQANGLALIMAKHQGVLAGIDICREVFLQTDPELAIEVNTNDSQPVDLGQVVMNIQGKAQSILAAERTALNFLQHLSGIASLTARFVEAVGGTRAKILDTRKTTPGWRRLEKYAVACGGGENHRMGLYDMVLIKDNHIEAAGGVSAAVQLVRDGGKKNIKMEVEVQNLSQLEEAIALAPDVVMLDNMKPEMMAEACRMVWSSPARDQGRLKIEASGNVSIDNVRKIAECGVDYISIGALTHSAPALDFSLRLKALG, encoded by the coding sequence ATGAAATTCAATATTGCTAAGGCTCGCCCATTGATCAAGCAGGCCCTGAAGGAGGACATCGGGAAGGGCGACATCACCAGCCGATACACCATCGATCCGCAGGCCAACGGGCTGGCCCTGATCATGGCCAAGCACCAGGGGGTGCTGGCCGGGATCGACATCTGCCGGGAGGTCTTTCTGCAGACGGATCCCGAACTGGCCATAGAGGTCAATACCAATGACTCCCAGCCGGTCGACCTGGGCCAGGTGGTCATGAACATCCAGGGAAAGGCCCAAAGCATCCTGGCGGCCGAACGGACCGCTTTGAATTTTCTGCAGCACCTTTCCGGGATCGCCTCGCTGACCGCCCGGTTCGTAGAAGCGGTAGGCGGCACCCGGGCCAAGATACTGGATACCCGCAAGACCACACCGGGGTGGCGCCGGCTGGAGAAATACGCCGTGGCCTGCGGCGGGGGGGAGAACCACCGGATGGGACTATACGACATGGTGCTGATCAAGGACAACCATATCGAGGCGGCCGGCGGGGTCTCGGCGGCCGTCCAGCTGGTGAGGGACGGGGGCAAGAAGAACATCAAGATGGAGGTCGAAGTTCAGAACCTTTCCCAATTGGAAGAGGCCATCGCCCTGGCCCCGGACGTGGTGATGCTGGACAACATGAAGCCCGAGATGATGGCCGAGGCCTGCCGGATGGTGTGGTCGTCGCCGGCCCGGGACCAGGGCCGGCTCAAGATCGAGGCCTCCGGGAATGTCAGCATAGACAATGTCAGAAAAATAGCCGAATGCGGGGTGGATTACATCTCCATCGGGGCGCTGACCCATTCGGCCCCGGCCCTGGATTTTTCCCTCCGACTTAAAGCATTGGGATAA